GGTTGGAGCCCAAAATGTAATCAACCTGGGCTTTAGCCAAAGTGAGAATTTCTTTGTGATCCACTGTGCCCCCATGGCATGTGAGCTTTTGATTTGTGTCTTGAAGAAAATCAGAGTACACTGTGAGTAAAAATGATGCTGTTGAAACATATTGCATGTTGTTCCACTGTCTCACATAGAGTAATCCAGCTGGGGTTCTTTCCAAATTGCTGCCATTGATGTTTTTGTTGAGACATGAGCATATGTAGTACTCTGCTTTTGCTCTGTATTGTTCAAGTATATCACCATGTCTCTTGTGTTTTGCTTTGTTTAACAACTGCAAATAGATGAAAGTTGTAGTTAGATTGCAATTACTAGCAAGACATGTGAAGAATCTGGCCTTTTTGTTTGTACTTCTTGATTCCTACAAACATTAATAATgtgatggaagagaaagtgggTGAATACCATTTTAATTACATTGTGATGCAAAGCTAAAGCACCAGCACATGGCCTTGTGCTTAGATGCACTTCATAgattttatttcttaatataACCTCATATTATATGCTAATTAATATACCTTAATTCTCGCATACTCCATGGATGACCTTTAAAGATAAAGTTATGAGATTTAACCAATCATTTTCAGGTTAGAAAAGCAGAATCTAGATAAAGTTGGAGACAAATAAGCCACCCACATGGCAAAAAGAAGTTCTGAAATTTGAATAAACTGAGCACAACAATTACAAATCTACTATGTGTATGTTTGGAAATCTTTTTACACTTATTTCGATCAACATTGTCACAAATGATTTGAGATAAAATTAACTTTGGCAAAATTGAATATAGTAAACGTGAGTTGAAAGTGAAGTTGTTTATGTTAGACAaaaataaattggtttttacaAGTGTAATGCTGTGAAATACAGGTTTTAAatctcagaattgattatgttcaACGAGAAGTCTTTCCCTAGCTTCTAGCCGAATTGATTCTAGGACTTAAATGAATCCTCCAATCATCTATTTTATCATCTAAAATTGATTATACTCTATTAGAATTAATTCTGAGGTTCCCCAACCAAAAGCCAAACATGCATTAATTCTATAATCAATCATTTATAGAGAAAATCTTATGTATATAGCTTTTAAATGCTAGAATTAATTCCgagaaaaaataagtttatCCATTATATGCCTAAGCTCTTTCAAGGCCTTGAACAATAGAGTAACTAAAGTTAACTTTACCTTAGAGGCAATGACTTGAAGACCAGCATATTTAACATCCCAGCTGAACTCTGAAATGGACCAATCAGCACCACCAAAGGCATGAGCCTTGGAAATTATGTACTCCAAATACTCTTCCTTGTCGGTGGCCTTGTACAGCCATGTAGCGGCCCACAACAACTCATCCATGTATCCACTCACTGACGTATAGTAGTTCTTCACCACTCCCACACTAGCATCATACTTTCCTCTATATTTGTCCCCAAACTCAAATAGCTACACAAACACCACAAATAATGAACCTCAATCATTATATAATCAACTTTTAGTACATGTCTTAAAATCATTATACAATTGATTCGGAAGTTAGAACCAATTTTGGAACAGTGAATAATTTCTGagtttcagaattaattctggTGAAAAAGAAGGCAATTGAGAAATATGTTGTTACATTCTCCACATGCAAATATCTCAATCTTATCATTAGTCTTTTAAATTGAGATTTTCAAACAAAAGTTGCTATAGCAATGATTAATAGTAGTACATAGTCAAAGACTCAAGACTaataagaaaagcacacaacACAATCAACATCAATATCATTAACTTTACCTGCTGAGCATGGTGTAAAAGTAAGTGAGAGTAGTGTGGGTTTGTCTTCCTGAACACAATGGAGGCAGCTGCCATAGCTGCTGCAGTTTCTCCGGCCAGATCTGAACCAGGGTTGTTCTCATCTATCTTAAATGCTCTCCTTGAAGTAGTCATGTCTTCTGGGCGTTGCCAGCAGTAATGATCAGTGTCACCATCCCCCACCTGAAAACAAACTCAATTAATTCCAGAAACTCTCTTGGATTTTACCTATTAAATCAATGTCTCCAAGTAATAACTGTCTGGTTCCACACTGAAGTGCTCTAAAATCACTTCTGCTTAGAAGTTACAAGTCTTAGTGCATGTTTGCATCAGCATCAGCATCAGCAAGCATCAGCATGTGTTTCATCATAAATTCACAATCAATTCTAGAACCTAAAAACTACTCAAAGATGCTTCTCCCGAGAATTGATTCTGGTTTCAGAATCGATTGTGGAATAATTTCCTAACCTAGAcgcatgtttagcgagcttatGCCAAATCAATTCTGAGAAGAAACAAACTTCTGTGTTTCAAAAATGATTCTGATGAAAGAGAAGCTAATCCGAGCACATTATTAGCTTCTACCTAAACATGCTTTGAATTCTGTACAAAGTACAAACTGTGAAAGCAAATATAAAGTTGTGGAATATGTGAAATGGATTGAAGTACCTCTGCCCAAAGCACATTGGGGCTAGTGTGGGCTTTGATGAAGTAATCAGTGCCCCATTTGATTGCCTCCATGGTGTGTTCTAGTTCACCTGTATCTGCAATTTCATTCCAATACTCTATGGCACCCCATGAGAGCATTGTCACAGTGAatgccattggcaaaccaaACTTCACATGATCACCTGCATCATAATACCCTCCAACCAGGTCCACCTgcaaacaaaacacacacacacacaaaaagcTTCAATTTTGAATGAGAATTCTCATGCCCAGAAATCAAAAGACAAGATTTTTATGTGTTTGGGCGTGTGGGTAGTCAGAATTTGTGAACTAACCCCTTGTTCTAGGCCATCAGTGAGGCCAGAATGGTGACGCCATGTCACACGCTGGTTGTAAGGGATCCTCCCAGAGCGTTGTGCTTCAAAGTAAAGGAGGCTTTTTGAAAGTGCATCACCATAATCAATTTGGCTTGTAGAAGTAGTGATCaaggtgaagatgaagaggCAAAGACACCAATGCTGCATAAGTTTGAAGCTTTTGGAAGCTCCAAAGTGGTGTCTATCTTTCTCACCCTCCATTGCCCCTTCCTTCCCTCCTAAACAATCAACTTTCTAGGAGTGAAGGGAAtagcaaaagaaaacaaagtgaAAGCCTCACTATATAATAACCACACTACACTAGCTAGTACTACAGAACTCTAAGTGGTGGTTTGAATTGTATTTCAAAGCTTGAGAAATGAGAAGTGcctactaatatatatataggctTGGACCCTGTTTTGTGAGAGAGCCCCACAGGGATGTGAAACTCTTATCCATCAATTTTATACATGTGTAGCACAGAAGGGTGAAATTTTCCAGCACTTGGATGCTTCTACATGTGCCAAATAAGGGAAAAAAAACACTCTTAATTTCTGGTGTGTGAAACTCCACTATGTGAATTCAGTGCATCTGAGTTAATGCAGATCCTTTGCATGTGTAGCTACAAAGTCAATAAGGTCTGAAAGATGTAAATATGTAATATTAATGGTTTTATGGAAGTATTCCAAAAAAGTATGTAAACATGGGAAAGAGTATTCAATGTTAATGAAAGTGTTAAATGTTTTTTCAATGCCATAAattatttattctattttaaTATTATCCAGACTAATCTTTATATCTTTATATACCTCAGGGAACACATTAGTCAACCTTATAATAAGTACACAAtattttacaattaatttttaaatgtatctACATTTTTAAAATACTACATCCGTTTCAATATAAGAATTCACTTAGAGAAaatgcacacatattaagaaatataattaattttgttcaCTATTTAAAACATACTAGTATATatgttttcctattttaccTTTTAAAGTATATTATTATCTCTCATTATTTATTCTTCTTATAGTGGGGCATTATAtataaaaacattaattaatgcTTCATTGAAATTCTAAATGGACAGTTATTATGAAacaaatattttctctcaaaatTGACAGTTATTTTGAAACTAAGGAAGTAATAAATGTTCTTCTACTattttccttttatcttttttcaCTAGTATAAACTCTTTCGAGAAACTGTGACTGTTTCCTCGAACAAATGATTTTCTTAGAGTTTAAACTTGTGCCATCACCCTTATGAGAATCTAGCTTACTTACTcatattctcatttttttctcctttaACATATGTTATAAAGACACTTAACAAAGTCCCAATAATAAAAGTAATATGACTTTCAAATCTCCACTTTATGATTGGTGGACAACTCTCCAGTGGCAAACACCCCAAACACGTATTTTTGTGGTGGTTTCTAATTGTCACAAATCGCTTTCTTCACGTTTTCCACTTTGTGACagttttaaaccgccacaaaagtGGATGTTCAGACACCTTCTATGGTTTACGTATCACCCGCTGAAGTTTATTTGATTCAGAGATTCGGATTTAATTTGTTAAAAATGTGATCTAGATAAATTATCAATAAGGAaagaattttaaatatataatatcatttgtgtgtatatataaatgtgtgtgagagagagagctgAAAAACGTAATAAAGAAGTTatacaaagaaaatgaagagatctgaaacAGAGTTTATTTTACATCTAAAACCTAGAATGCGTATTTTCTAAATTTGCAGCAAATTAAATGGATTGTCATATTATActgataatattatattttggaGGTACATATACAAGAGAAATTTCATACCATCAGAGTGTGAGCTTATTTAAATGGTAcatatttaacttttttaaGTAAGATTTTACATTCGAGACTtgtgttataaaaaaaaaatcgcaAAATTAAACAGCTAGCACCACTGAGATCTTGCTTGCATTACAGGTATTATATTACGCAGCTATCTAGAATGATAAGTGATGCATGCCAGTATATTTTGCTCAGAATGGAAGTTATGAAATAGAAACCCCCAGTAAATTAAACTAAACTAATTGGAGTCTTGGATCAAGGAAGAGTTGCCAGGTAAGGCTTCATAAATGTTGCAAAGTGCAATAAACAGGGATGGtctatttcttttctttgtaaATAGGGCTAATATGTCACTATGCACTAGTTTTAAGCTGACCAAAAAATGGCTCTTTTATGGGGCAAAGTTGGTCACTTTCTTGCATCAAAAGCGATTTGCCTGCTAAGAGATTCAAGTTTGACAGGCATTGGTCCAAGCAAAAACTGCAACTTTGAAAATCATTTGTAGCAAGCAAGGTGTGCCTTTACCATATGCGCCATTCCATCATTATAAGTGATCTATTGATCTTCTAATAAGTTCT
This is a stretch of genomic DNA from Lotus japonicus ecotype B-129 chromosome 1, LjGifu_v1.2. It encodes these proteins:
- the LOC130733488 gene encoding endoglucanase 11-like, whose protein sequence is MEGEKDRHHFGASKSFKLMQHWCLCLFIFTLITTSTSQIDYGDALSKSLLYFEAQRSGRIPYNQRVTWRHHSGLTDGLEQGVDLVGGYYDAGDHVKFGLPMAFTVTMLSWGAIEYWNEIADTGELEHTMEAIKWGTDYFIKAHTSPNVLWAEVGDGDTDHYCWQRPEDMTTSRRAFKIDENNPGSDLAGETAAAMAAASIVFRKTNPHYSHLLLHHAQQLFEFGDKYRGKYDASVGVVKNYYTSVSGYMDELLWAATWLYKATDKEEYLEYIISKAHAFGGADWSISEFSWDVKYAGLQVIASKLLNKAKHKRHGDILEQYRAKAEYYICSCLNKNINGSNLERTPAGLLYVRQWNNMQYVSTASFLLTVYSDFLQDTNQKLTCHGGTVDHKEILTLAKAQVDYILGSNPMNMSYLVGYGPRYPENVHHRGASIVSYKENKGFIGCTQGYDIWYNNQESNPNVLVGALVGGPDWQDNFEDKRSNYMQTEACTYNTAPLVGVFAKFLHIENQKLVHDCNTNLVASFK